The following coding sequences are from one Rhodobiaceae bacterium window:
- the mmgC gene encoding acyl-CoA dehydrogenase, with amino-acid sequence MDFEIPQKLRDYLAVLDKFIEEEIKPLENKDDNIRFFDHRREHARTDWDNDGLPREDWEDLLREMRKKADAAGHLRYALPEEYGGQNGTNLDMAVIREHLATKGLGLHNDLQNESSIVGNMPQVLMFRDFGTPEQKDEFIGGMLAGTHKVAFGLTEPDHGSDATWMETRAVPEKRDGVDGWLINGSKMWNTGLHIANYDMIFARTAGDDGAARGITCFLVPTDADGFKIEEYLWTFNMPTDHPRISLTNVWVPDSAILGPRENGLALAQHFVHENRIRQAASGVGAAQFCINESVQYAKDRKPFGKPLAANQAIQFPLVESHTECEMIRNLVYKTAWQMDQMTKPEVAIHLSDKVSMCNYRANRLVCEAADLAMQVHGGIGYSRHKPFEHIYRHHRRYRITEGAEEIQIRKVGGHLFGYINKNAAPKQAAE; translated from the coding sequence ATGGATTTCGAGATTCCACAAAAGCTTCGCGACTATTTGGCGGTGCTGGACAAATTTATAGAAGAAGAGATCAAGCCGCTCGAGAACAAGGACGACAATATCCGCTTCTTCGATCACAGGCGGGAGCATGCGCGCACCGATTGGGACAATGACGGGCTTCCGCGGGAAGATTGGGAAGACCTGCTGCGGGAGATGCGCAAAAAGGCGGATGCCGCGGGTCACCTTCGTTATGCGCTGCCAGAAGAATATGGCGGGCAGAACGGCACCAATCTCGACATGGCGGTGATCCGCGAACATCTCGCGACCAAAGGATTGGGCCTTCACAATGACCTGCAAAATGAGAGTTCAATTGTGGGGAACATGCCGCAGGTTTTGATGTTTCGGGATTTTGGAACGCCAGAACAGAAGGATGAGTTTATCGGAGGCATGTTGGCTGGAACGCACAAGGTAGCGTTCGGTCTGACCGAACCCGATCACGGGTCCGATGCAACCTGGATGGAAACCCGCGCTGTGCCAGAGAAGCGCGATGGCGTCGATGGATGGCTCATTAATGGGTCGAAGATGTGGAACACGGGTCTTCACATCGCCAATTACGACATGATCTTTGCGCGCACGGCGGGGGATGATGGCGCCGCGCGCGGCATTACCTGTTTCCTGGTGCCCACGGACGCAGACGGTTTCAAGATCGAAGAATATCTTTGGACCTTCAATATGCCGACAGACCATCCGCGCATTTCGCTCACCAATGTGTGGGTGCCTGATAGTGCGATCCTCGGCCCACGTGAAAATGGTCTCGCTCTTGCGCAGCACTTTGTGCACGAAAACCGTATTCGCCAGGCGGCGTCGGGTGTTGGTGCGGCGCAGTTCTGCATTAATGAGAGCGTTCAATACGCGAAAGACCGGAAGCCCTTTGGCAAGCCGTTGGCGGCCAATCAAGCGATCCAGTTCCCGCTCGTTGAGTCCCATACGGAATGCGAGATGATCCGGAACCTTGTCTACAAAACCGCGTGGCAGATGGATCAGATGACCAAGCCTGAGGTGGCGATCCACCTCTCAGACAAAGTTTCCATGTGCAACTACCGGGCAAACCGTCTGGTCTGTGAAGCAGCAGACCTTGCGATGCAGGTCCATGGCGGGATTGGTTACTCACGTCACAAGCCGTTTGAGCATATCTACCGGCATCACCGTCGCTACCGGATCACCGAAGGGGCGGAGGAAATCCAGATCCGTAAAGTGGGCGGTCATCTGTTTGGCTACATCAATAAAAATGCAGCGCCCAAGCAGGCGGCGGAATAG
- the fdxA gene encoding ferredoxin-2 has product MTYLVTDNCIKCKYMDCVEVCPVDCFYEGENMLVIHPDECIDCGVCEPECPAEAIKADTEPGLEKWLEVNTEYASKWPNITMKGEQPADAEEWDGKKNKFEEHFSTEPGEGD; this is encoded by the coding sequence ATGACCTATCTGGTGACCGACAATTGCATTAAGTGCAAATACATGGACTGCGTCGAAGTCTGCCCGGTCGACTGTTTCTATGAAGGCGAGAATATGCTCGTCATCCATCCAGATGAATGCATCGATTGTGGCGTATGCGAGCCAGAATGCCCTGCGGAGGCGATCAAGGCGGACACTGAGCCAGGCCTCGAAAAGTGGCTTGAGGTCAACACGGAATACGCATCGAAATGGCCAAACATCACCATGAAAGGTGAGCAACCGGCCGATGCGGAAGAATGGGACGGCAAGAAAAACAAATTCGAAGAGCATTTCAGCACAGAGCCCGGCGAAGGCGATTAA
- the nucH gene encoding thermonuclease produces MIAGKLLWAFVLCVLAPMSAVALPFCDLERSETSKVVSIVDGDTVVLQDGREVRLVGLQAPKLALGRRNFADWPLAAEARETLAALVKNEDVRLSYGGRREDRYGRLLAHLHLTDGRWVQGAMIAEGMARVYSFPDNRSCVAELLHLEKEAREARRAIWGHPYYAVRPAGEPDNLLAHIDSFQLVEGIVQGAALVRGRLYLNFGDDWREDFTVTIAPKHRHQFSEDLEVYRDARIRVRGWIKSYNGPEIVVTHPEQIEFLDGPGRAS; encoded by the coding sequence ATGATTGCGGGCAAGCTGCTTTGGGCATTTGTCCTATGTGTCTTGGCCCCAATGTCGGCCGTTGCTCTCCCTTTTTGCGATCTTGAGCGATCGGAGACAAGCAAGGTCGTGTCGATTGTCGATGGCGACACTGTTGTCTTGCAGGACGGGCGGGAAGTCAGGCTGGTCGGACTTCAAGCGCCTAAACTTGCTTTGGGGCGGCGTAACTTCGCCGACTGGCCATTGGCCGCCGAGGCGCGAGAGACTTTGGCGGCACTCGTCAAGAATGAAGACGTGCGGCTGTCTTACGGGGGGCGTCGGGAAGACAGGTATGGTCGACTGCTTGCTCACCTTCACCTCACAGACGGACGTTGGGTGCAAGGCGCTATGATTGCTGAGGGTATGGCCCGCGTTTATTCCTTCCCTGACAATAGGTCCTGCGTTGCCGAGCTGTTGCATCTTGAGAAGGAAGCACGAGAGGCGCGACGGGCGATCTGGGGCCATCCTTATTATGCAGTTCGGCCTGCAGGCGAGCCCGACAATCTACTTGCCCATATTGACAGTTTTCAGCTGGTTGAAGGTATCGTGCAGGGGGCGGCGCTGGTCCGTGGCAGGCTCTATCTTAATTTTGGGGATGATTGGCGCGAAGACTTCACGGTGACGATAGCGCCAAAGCATCGCCACCAGTTTTCCGAAGATCTTGAGGTTTACCGTGATGCGCGCATTAGAGTGCGCGGTTGGATCAAATCCTATAATGGTCCTGAGATCGTGGTGACCCATCCTGAGCAGATTGAGTTCCTCGATGGCCCTGGTCGCGCGTCTTGA
- the bepA gene encoding beta-barrel assembly-enhancing protease, giving the protein MPLVVAITAQVLSACSSDAGPSGNLGTASPRAVERVSISAHERILRSHGGVYEDAALTTYVSSVLERLGGHGDLSTTTYDLTILNSPLANAMALSDGRVYLTRGMLAYLNDEAELAAVLAHEMAHVSAGHIASRRDVASDIALLDNLVGGLVGWDDRAGILSRSGLLAGYSRLQESDADRLAVTYLDEAGYDPLAVSDVLEVMNTYTKHRARQMDVALWTSPVGWLANHPDTQDRARRTAEWAQALRLTAQLKERGRVRYMAAIDGLLYGMPAERGFVRGNRFVHLVEGVHFQVPDTFQLFNTGEGVWALGPDKVIMKFDRRLLERDTDPLSYLTNDWAVSLALQNVRQFELGGLPAASAWMRFQGLNTLATVVFARPGRAYRFLIGVPPQVGDQHHDEIQDIVTSFGLVDERDANTGPLQIGILEISRSGQMSDVARRLQLYGESEVLFFLINGKRGDDHVPAGALLKHIEEESWR; this is encoded by the coding sequence GTGCCCTTGGTCGTGGCGATAACTGCCCAAGTTCTTTCGGCCTGCTCGTCTGATGCTGGACCTTCCGGCAATTTGGGAACGGCATCCCCTCGCGCGGTCGAGCGTGTGTCGATCAGCGCCCACGAACGCATTCTTCGATCCCATGGTGGTGTCTATGAAGATGCGGCGCTTACCACTTATGTAAGCAGTGTGCTGGAGCGGCTAGGCGGTCATGGCGATTTGTCGACGACGACCTATGACCTGACCATCCTCAACAGTCCGTTGGCCAATGCAATGGCTCTATCCGACGGGAGGGTGTACCTCACCCGAGGGATGCTTGCGTATTTGAATGATGAAGCAGAACTTGCTGCCGTGCTCGCGCATGAAATGGCGCATGTCAGCGCAGGTCATATCGCAAGTAGGAGGGACGTCGCCTCTGATATCGCTTTGCTCGACAATCTGGTTGGCGGCCTTGTCGGATGGGATGACCGCGCGGGCATACTGTCGCGCAGCGGTCTGCTTGCCGGATATTCTCGTCTGCAAGAAAGCGACGCGGACCGGCTCGCTGTCACCTATTTGGACGAGGCGGGATACGACCCGCTTGCTGTGAGCGATGTTCTTGAGGTGATGAATACCTATACAAAGCATCGTGCGCGCCAGATGGATGTGGCTCTTTGGACCTCTCCAGTCGGGTGGTTAGCTAACCACCCAGATACGCAAGACCGAGCGCGGCGAACAGCGGAGTGGGCGCAAGCGCTTCGCCTGACTGCTCAGCTCAAGGAGCGGGGGCGAGTGCGATATATGGCTGCCATTGATGGGTTGCTCTATGGCATGCCAGCAGAGCGGGGTTTTGTGCGTGGCAACCGTTTTGTGCATCTTGTTGAGGGTGTCCATTTCCAGGTGCCAGATACATTCCAGCTGTTTAACACCGGTGAAGGTGTTTGGGCGCTTGGGCCTGACAAAGTCATCATGAAATTTGATCGACGCCTACTGGAACGGGATACAGATCCTCTAAGCTATCTCACAAATGATTGGGCGGTGTCTCTCGCATTGCAGAATGTTCGTCAGTTTGAACTCGGCGGACTGCCTGCGGCATCTGCGTGGATGCGCTTTCAGGGGCTCAATACACTCGCAACAGTGGTCTTTGCTCGTCCTGGCAGGGCTTACCGGTTTCTCATCGGTGTACCGCCGCAGGTCGGCGACCAGCATCATGATGAGATCCAAGATATTGTCACGAGTTTCGGGCTTGTTGATGAGAGAGATGCCAACACCGGCCCGCTCCAGATAGGAATTCTGGAAATCTCCAGAAGCGGACAGATGAGTGATGTCGCCAGGCGACTTCAGCTCTATGGAGAGAGCGAGGTACTGTTCTTTCTAATCAATGGCAAGCGCGGGGACGACCATGTCCCAGCAGGTGCTTTGCTCAAGCACATTGAAGAAGAGTCTTGGCGTTAG
- a CDS encoding hypothetical protein (helicase conserved C-terminal domain), with the protein MDLPRALPAPDGSTITAVLGPTNTGKTHLAVERMLGHKTGMIGQPLRLLAREVYDRIRKRVSPSEVALMTGEEKIVPPHARYFVCTTESMPLDKTVDFLAVDEIQLAADPERGHVFTDRLLRARGEEETMFLGSEIARPLISRLLPDARITNRPRFSILSHAGQKKLTKLPRRTAIVDFSADRVYAIAELIRRQRGGAAVVMGALSPRTRNAQVALYQNGDVDYLIATDAIGMGLNMDVDHVAFASTSKFDGSRHRPLRAAELAQIAGRAGRHMNDGSFGTTGEAPSLDPETIERIEDHNFDAEQVFFWRNSDLDYSTLKDLIRSLEVSPNRRGLTRAPMATDLEVLTHLSRDEETAAMAAGPASIGMLWDVAQVPDFRKTMASEHANLLARIYAGLMSEEGRISETWLDTQVKRHERTDGDIDTLSNRIAHMRTWTYVANRAGWLDDSAHWQERTRAVEDRLSDALHERLTQRFVDRRTSVLMKRLREREELMASVNQEGDVLVEGEFVGKLQGFVFVPDERATGVHGKALRAASDKALAGEIAARAEKFSRAPASEIELADQGRFIWDGHAVGRLIAGDSPLAPRIELLASEQLNGPDREKAQERLESWIKVHIAKTLEPLIGLSTGEDLTGLARGVAFQLVENLGAINRERIADDVKALDQDARGQLRKKGVRFGAYSIFMPILLKPAAANLILTLWTLSRPMDDKDANPFDGLPPAPAPGLTSMTVPENAPADFYEASGFRVSGPRAVRRDMLERLADVIRPVISERRYKGGFVIDPDMMSLMGCSAEEMAGILKGLGYRVGTEKFTPEELAEAERLTAAAKAPKKIAATAPHKVETPQETPQETPEEQTSSESDPEASAESTVETPAPVVAETPEPVPAPEPIAEEQSAAADPKSTEEPATPAPAISEAVTDTPEAAEVAPPETEQEAEAPVDTDLEIWRPQRRHQGGRPQRNRGRNQQNAGGDKQARSKRGPKGAGKGPKRDQGTNRPHHKPKPKDKPIDPDSPFAALMALKNPPPKD; encoded by the coding sequence ATGGACCTTCCCCGCGCCCTTCCCGCCCCTGATGGCAGCACGATTACCGCCGTTCTGGGACCGACCAATACCGGCAAAACGCACCTGGCGGTCGAACGCATGCTCGGCCATAAAACCGGCATGATTGGACAGCCGCTCCGGCTGCTCGCCCGCGAGGTCTATGACCGCATAAGGAAGCGCGTCTCCCCGTCCGAAGTGGCGTTGATGACCGGCGAAGAGAAAATCGTGCCGCCCCATGCCCGCTATTTCGTCTGCACGACAGAATCCATGCCCCTCGACAAAACCGTCGACTTCTTGGCCGTCGACGAAATCCAGCTCGCCGCCGACCCGGAGCGCGGCCATGTCTTCACGGACCGTCTGCTGCGCGCACGCGGCGAAGAAGAAACAATGTTCTTAGGCTCCGAGATCGCACGGCCTTTGATCTCACGCCTGCTGCCAGACGCACGTATTACCAACCGTCCCCGCTTTTCGATCCTGTCACATGCTGGCCAGAAGAAGCTCACCAAGCTGCCAAGGCGCACCGCGATCGTCGACTTCTCGGCCGACCGGGTCTACGCCATCGCCGAGCTGATCCGGCGCCAACGTGGCGGCGCCGCTGTAGTTATGGGTGCGCTCAGTCCAAGGACCCGCAACGCTCAGGTGGCGCTCTATCAAAACGGTGATGTGGATTATCTCATTGCGACCGACGCCATCGGCATGGGCCTCAACATGGATGTGGACCATGTGGCCTTTGCCAGCACATCTAAATTTGATGGCTCACGACACCGCCCATTGCGCGCTGCAGAGCTCGCCCAGATCGCCGGCCGCGCCGGACGCCACATGAATGATGGCAGTTTCGGGACCACAGGCGAAGCGCCCTCTTTGGATCCGGAAACAATTGAACGCATTGAAGATCACAATTTCGATGCCGAACAGGTCTTCTTCTGGCGCAACAGCGATCTCGATTATTCCACCCTCAAAGATCTCATCCGGTCTCTCGAAGTCTCGCCAAACAGGCGCGGCCTCACCAGAGCACCCATGGCGACAGACCTGGAAGTGCTAACTCACCTATCAAGAGACGAAGAAACAGCCGCCATGGCAGCAGGTCCCGCCTCTATCGGCATGCTCTGGGATGTTGCTCAAGTACCAGATTTTCGAAAAACCATGGCGAGCGAGCATGCAAACCTTCTCGCACGCATTTATGCGGGCTTGATGTCAGAAGAGGGCCGCATATCTGAGACATGGCTGGATACCCAAGTAAAACGCCATGAACGGACCGATGGAGACATAGACACATTGTCTAATCGCATCGCTCATATGCGTACTTGGACCTACGTAGCCAACCGAGCTGGGTGGTTAGACGATTCTGCCCATTGGCAAGAGCGCACGCGCGCTGTAGAGGATAGGCTGTCAGATGCGCTCCATGAGCGCCTGACTCAGAGGTTTGTCGATAGACGGACCAGTGTTTTGATGAAGCGCTTGCGAGAACGCGAGGAATTAATGGCGTCGGTTAATCAAGAAGGCGATGTACTCGTCGAAGGGGAATTCGTTGGCAAGCTACAAGGCTTTGTCTTTGTGCCAGACGAAAGGGCGACCGGCGTGCATGGTAAAGCGCTACGCGCAGCATCTGACAAAGCGCTCGCCGGTGAAATCGCCGCACGCGCCGAGAAATTCTCACGAGCGCCGGCAAGCGAGATTGAGCTCGCTGACCAGGGACGGTTTATCTGGGACGGGCACGCAGTCGGCCGCCTGATCGCTGGCGACAGCCCCTTGGCTCCAAGGATCGAACTGCTGGCAAGCGAACAGCTCAACGGTCCAGACAGAGAAAAAGCACAAGAACGTCTCGAGAGCTGGATCAAGGTTCATATCGCCAAAACTCTCGAACCTCTGATTGGCCTTTCAACAGGCGAAGATCTCACGGGCCTTGCCCGAGGTGTGGCATTCCAACTTGTCGAAAACCTGGGCGCGATCAATCGCGAACGCATTGCCGACGACGTAAAAGCACTCGACCAGGACGCGCGTGGGCAGTTGCGGAAGAAGGGAGTGCGTTTTGGCGCCTACTCCATCTTCATGCCCATCTTGCTGAAACCCGCAGCAGCAAACCTGATCCTGACCCTTTGGACATTAAGCCGTCCGATGGACGACAAGGATGCCAACCCGTTTGACGGTCTTCCGCCTGCGCCAGCACCCGGTCTCACGTCCATGACCGTGCCGGAAAATGCGCCCGCTGACTTTTATGAAGCCAGCGGTTTCAGAGTAAGCGGGCCGCGTGCAGTTCGACGGGACATGCTTGAACGCCTGGCAGATGTGATCCGGCCAGTCATTTCTGAGCGCCGCTACAAAGGCGGCTTTGTTATTGACCCGGACATGATGTCCCTCATGGGATGTTCCGCTGAGGAAATGGCGGGGATCCTAAAGGGCTTAGGCTACCGAGTTGGGACAGAGAAGTTTACGCCAGAAGAACTTGCCGAAGCCGAACGCCTGACGGCAGCAGCAAAAGCACCAAAGAAAATCGCGGCAACTGCGCCCCACAAAGTGGAAACGCCCCAGGAGACACCCCAGGAAACACCCGAGGAGCAAACCTCATCCGAGTCAGATCCTGAGGCATCAGCTGAAAGTACCGTCGAGACGCCTGCACCAGTTGTCGCAGAAACACCTGAACCAGTGCCGGCCCCAGAACCCATTGCAGAAGAGCAAAGCGCTGCCGCTGACCCCAAATCCACTGAAGAACCGGCAACACCAGCACCTGCCATTTCAGAAGCTGTAACCGACACACCCGAAGCCGCAGAAGTAGCGCCGCCTGAGACTGAGCAGGAAGCAGAAGCTCCTGTCGATACGGACCTGGAAATCTGGCGACCTCAACGGCGCCATCAGGGCGGCCGGCCTCAGCGCAATCGGGGCAGGAACCAGCAAAACGCCGGCGGCGATAAACAAGCCCGTAGTAAGCGCGGACCGAAAGGTGCCGGAAAAGGCCCCAAGAGAGACCAGGGCACCAACCGGCCCCACCACAAGCCGAAGCCAAAAGACAAGCCCATTGACCCGGACTCGCCTTTCGCGGCCCTCATGGCGCTCAAAAACCCACCACCGAAGGACTGA
- a CDS encoding tellurite resistance protein TerB, with product MLKRIQALFQSPAEETEEKTFDDVKVAAAALLVCAATMDEVYGKTEQATIRQVLKTFFELSDEETEELISLAESEEQRAVGLHRWTQTLKDAYEVEERARLIEQLWEVVYADGELHDYEASLLRRVVGLIYVPDREAGLARKRVLTRLGIED from the coding sequence ATGCTCAAGCGGATTCAAGCCCTGTTCCAAAGCCCGGCTGAGGAAACAGAGGAAAAAACTTTCGACGACGTAAAAGTCGCAGCAGCAGCCTTACTGGTTTGCGCGGCGACCATGGACGAAGTCTATGGAAAAACAGAACAAGCGACGATCCGGCAGGTTCTGAAAACCTTCTTTGAACTCTCCGACGAAGAAACAGAAGAGCTCATCAGTCTCGCTGAAAGTGAAGAACAGCGCGCCGTCGGGCTACATCGCTGGACCCAGACACTCAAAGATGCCTATGAAGTGGAAGAACGCGCTCGGCTGATCGAACAGCTCTGGGAAGTTGTCTACGCAGACGGCGAATTGCATGACTATGAAGCGAGCCTGTTGCGGCGGGTAGTAGGCTTGATATACGTTCCCGACCGCGAAGCAGGCCTTGCGAGGAAACGGGTCCTCACCCGACTTGGCATCGAGGACTAA
- the carD gene encoding RNA polymerase-binding transcription factor CarD — MAAKATKKTKTSAKKATKAAAKAKAKPKAKTKVKAAAKKTATKKAAKAPAKAKAKPKAAAKKTAAKPAAKKTATKKAATKKVAPKAAAKTAAKKATAKKAAPKKPAAKKAAPKAATKKTAAKKAAPKAATKKTAAKKATSKKAAKLDIVPEKKVPRTTPIIARPAKVDIPEPASIRPIPKAEPKVTATPDPRPSKLDFKNKEFVVYPSHGVGQITSVERQEVAGHELELYVITFAKDKMTLRVPTNKSEAVGMRKLSEPKVITQAIDTLKGKAKVKRTMWSRRAQEYEAKINSGDLISIAEVVRDLFRSDKQPEQSYSERQLFEAAIDRMAREVAAADNMDDTAAIGRLETVLVTAAGKAEKKAEAEAEAAAEAAGEA, encoded by the coding sequence ATGGCAGCCAAGGCCACAAAAAAGACGAAGACCAGCGCAAAGAAGGCGACAAAAGCCGCCGCAAAGGCCAAGGCAAAACCTAAAGCCAAAACCAAAGTGAAAGCCGCCGCCAAGAAAACAGCAACAAAAAAGGCTGCCAAGGCGCCCGCGAAAGCCAAGGCAAAACCAAAAGCCGCGGCAAAAAAGACGGCTGCGAAGCCAGCGGCAAAAAAGACGGCTACAAAGAAAGCTGCAACCAAAAAGGTCGCGCCTAAGGCTGCTGCAAAAACCGCTGCCAAGAAGGCCACGGCAAAAAAAGCCGCGCCGAAAAAGCCAGCAGCCAAAAAGGCTGCGCCTAAAGCCGCGACAAAGAAAACCGCAGCCAAAAAGGCTGCGCCTAAAGCCGCGACAAAGAAAACCGCTGCCAAGAAGGCCACGTCGAAGAAAGCTGCAAAGCTCGACATCGTTCCTGAGAAAAAGGTCCCGAGGACAACGCCGATCATCGCACGCCCTGCGAAAGTCGACATTCCAGAACCAGCGTCGATCCGCCCTATTCCCAAGGCAGAACCGAAGGTCACAGCAACGCCAGATCCAAGGCCGAGTAAGCTGGACTTCAAGAACAAGGAATTCGTCGTCTACCCCTCACACGGTGTGGGCCAGATTACCTCCGTTGAACGCCAGGAAGTAGCCGGTCACGAGCTAGAGCTATACGTAATCACCTTCGCAAAAGACAAAATGACCCTGCGGGTTCCGACAAACAAATCCGAAGCGGTCGGCATGCGCAAACTGTCAGAGCCAAAAGTCATCACCCAGGCAATCGATACGCTGAAGGGTAAAGCGAAGGTGAAGCGCACCATGTGGAGCAGGCGTGCGCAGGAATATGAAGCAAAGATCAACTCCGGTGATCTGATCTCAATTGCTGAGGTCGTTCGCGATCTCTTCCGTTCCGATAAACAGCCAGAACAATCCTATTCAGAACGCCAGCTTTTTGAGGCGGCCATTGACAGAATGGCCCGTGAGGTTGCCGCTGCCGACAATATGGACGATACCGCCGCCATTGGCAGGCTGGAGACCGTTCTGGTGACGGCGGCTGGCAAGGCAGAGAAAAAGGCTGAAGCCGAAGCGGAAGCTGCCGCAGAGGCGGCTGGAGAGGCTTAA
- the hslR gene encoding heat shock protein 15 gives MAAETPHAKTQRLDRWLWFARFFKSRTLAASVVSAGKVRVNAERVSKPSHSVKAGDVLTFPAAKQVRVIKVVELGARRGPAPEAQALYEDQAPPEQRKAANKPPKVAEREAGAGRPTKRERRQTTALKQGLD, from the coding sequence ATGGCAGCAGAAACGCCACATGCCAAAACCCAGCGGCTTGACCGGTGGCTTTGGTTTGCGCGGTTTTTTAAAAGCCGCACCCTTGCCGCGAGCGTTGTCAGCGCCGGCAAAGTGCGGGTGAACGCTGAGCGGGTGAGCAAACCAAGCCATTCCGTAAAAGCCGGTGACGTCCTGACCTTTCCCGCTGCAAAACAAGTCCGAGTCATAAAAGTTGTTGAACTGGGGGCACGTCGCGGGCCAGCCCCCGAAGCACAGGCGCTCTATGAGGACCAGGCACCACCAGAACAGCGAAAAGCAGCCAATAAGCCGCCAAAAGTAGCGGAAAGAGAAGCAGGCGCCGGTCGTCCCACAAAACGTGAAAGACGGCAAACGACGGCTTTGAAACAGGGTCTCGACTAA
- the sdpR gene encoding transcriptional repressor SdpR: MERTGYIEAKPNLDAVFSALADPTRRAILSRLADGQASVNELAAPFEISQPAISRHLKVLEKAGLVERDVDEQRRPARLKAETMAAAVDWLAEFQEFWGKSFDQLDDLLIQLKQSHAKDTTHE, encoded by the coding sequence ATGGAACGAACAGGTTATATTGAAGCAAAGCCCAATCTGGATGCGGTGTTCTCGGCGCTGGCAGATCCGACCCGTCGCGCAATTCTCTCGCGGCTGGCCGACGGTCAGGCGTCTGTGAATGAATTGGCTGCTCCATTTGAGATCAGCCAGCCTGCTATTTCTCGTCATCTCAAAGTGCTGGAAAAGGCGGGGCTTGTAGAACGCGATGTTGATGAGCAACGCCGCCCCGCTCGGTTGAAGGCTGAGACCATGGCGGCGGCCGTCGACTGGCTTGCTGAGTTCCAAGAATTCTGGGGAAAGAGCTTTGATCAGCTCGATGATCTCTTGATCCAATTGAAACAATCCCACGCGAAGGATACGACCCATGAGTGA
- the rpoH gene encoding RNA polymerase sigma factor RpoH: protein MVSTAFIDTPETQRANRRFIKKVMTKPLLSEEHERDLARRWRDNQDVNALHELTGAYIRLVVSMATRFRNYGLPVSDLVQEGNVGLMQAAARFDPDRNVRFSTYAGWWIRAAIQDFVLRNWSIVRTGTTAAHKSLFFNLRRLKARIANGTRDKLTPDDRQSIAENLGVNVIDVEKMETRLSASDRSLNVVPGGQEDEGGSTWQELLVCDAPTPSELVEETNKNERVREWIESAFEHLNPRERAIISERRLSDQTVTLEQLGTKFGISKERVRQIENRALEKMKVAITEKIDDPIAATFLSA from the coding sequence ATGGTATCAACAGCTTTTATCGATACGCCTGAGACACAACGCGCCAATCGACGTTTCATCAAAAAGGTTATGACCAAACCGCTCCTGTCTGAAGAACATGAGCGCGATTTGGCACGCCGGTGGCGCGACAATCAGGACGTGAATGCCCTCCATGAACTGACCGGCGCTTACATCCGCCTTGTCGTTTCCATGGCGACACGGTTTCGCAACTATGGCCTGCCTGTCAGCGATCTCGTGCAAGAAGGTAATGTCGGCCTCATGCAGGCCGCAGCGCGCTTTGATCCTGACCGCAATGTGCGGTTTTCAACCTATGCAGGTTGGTGGATCCGAGCCGCCATTCAGGACTTTGTCCTGCGGAACTGGTCTATTGTTCGCACAGGCACAACAGCCGCTCACAAGTCTCTGTTTTTCAACCTGCGCCGGTTGAAAGCCCGCATCGCAAACGGGACACGGGACAAGCTAACCCCTGATGACCGTCAGTCGATCGCTGAAAACCTGGGCGTCAATGTTATCGACGTTGAAAAAATGGAAACCAGACTTTCGGCAAGCGATCGATCCCTAAATGTGGTGCCGGGCGGTCAGGAGGATGAAGGCGGGTCGACCTGGCAGGAATTGCTCGTCTGCGATGCACCGACACCGTCTGAATTGGTCGAAGAGACCAACAAAAACGAACGCGTTAGAGAATGGATCGAAAGTGCCTTCGAGCATCTAAATCCTCGTGAGCGGGCCATCATTTCGGAGCGCCGCTTGAGCGACCAGACAGTCACCCTGGAACAGTTAGGGACAAAATTCGGCATCTCGAAAGAACGGGTTCGCCAGATTGAAAACCGCGCATTGGAAAAAATGAAAGTCGCAATTACCGAAAAAATCGACGATCCCATTGCTGCCACGTTTCTATCAGCCTAA